The genomic window CGGCCGCCGCCGCGCCGGGCCAGGGCCGGTCCGGGCGCCAGCACGGGCGCAGGCCGAGCGCCGCGGCCTCCTCCGCCGCCCCCAGCCACCAGGCCGGCACCGCCGCCGGCAGGCCCGCCACGCCCCGTGGGGCGCCGGGCGGCACGAGGAAGCCGCCCAGCCGCTCGCCCAGCCCCATGCAGCGCGCCGCCACCTCCCCCCCGGCCTCCAGGGGCAGCTCCACCAGGAAGCGGAACGCGGGCGCGGTCTCGCCGGCCCAGTGGGCCAGCTCCCGCCCGCTGGCGGCCACGGCCAGCGGCGCCGGCACCACCACCGCCGGGAACGCGTTGGCATAGTAGGCCAGCCGCCACTCCTCGGGCAGGTCCGCAGGATAATAGCCGCCCTCCCAGCCCGGATGGTCCCAGCCGTAAGCCGCAATGCGCATGCCCGCCTCCCCGAGGTTGCAATACCAGGCCCAGTCACATTCTAATGTTTCTGATGTGCTGTGCGCCCCGGAACCCTGGTAGCGTGCCCCAACATCTATAAATCTCTCGCCAGGAACGCCAGGTAAACAAAGGATTAATGGTCTTAATACTGCAGCGGCCCTCGTACGAGACGATGCTTGATGCTCCATTCATGAGGTCTCGATCATTTTGAACCTTGGCGCTCTTGGCGTCCTGGCGGGAAACGTCCGGGCCAGCTTCATGTCATGACCCTTTCAATCCTCGCCGTCATCGCCGGATTCGTCCTGCTCGTCCTGGCCGGCGATCGCTTCGTCACCGGGGCCGCCGCCCTGGCCCGGAACCTGGGGGTCCCGCCCCTGCTCATCGGCCTGACCATCGTCGCCTTCGGCACCTCGGCCCCGGAGATGGCCGTTTCCGCCACCGCCGCCTGGGTTGGCAACCCGGGGCTCGCCATCGGCAACGCCATCGGCTCCAACATCGCCAACATCGGCCTGGTGCTGGGCATCACGGCCCTCGTCCAGCCCCTGCACGTCCACTCCAACACCCTGCGCCGCGAGTTCCCGGTCCTGTTCGCCATCACGCTGCTCACCCTGGCGCTGCTGCTCGACGGCGAGCTGGGCCGGTTCGACGGCGCGGTGCTCATCGCCGGGCTGGGGCTGGTGATCTACTGGATGGTGAGCATCGGCCGCGCCAGCCGGATCTCCGATCCGATGACCGCCGAATACGCCGAGGAGGTCCCCCGGGGCATGCCCACCGCCACCGCCCTGCTCTGGCTCGCCCTCGGGCTGGTGCTGCTGCCGCTGAGTTCGCGCCTGCTGGTGTGGGGCGCGGTGAACATCGCCAGCGGATTCGGCGTCAGCGATCACGTGGTGGGCCTGACCGTGGTGGCCATCGGCACCAGCCTGCCGGAGCTGGCCGCCTCCGTGGCGGGCGCGCTGAAACGCGAGCACGACATCGCGCTGGGCAACATTCTCGGCTCCAACATGTGGAACCTGCTGGCGGTGCTGGGGCTGCCCGGGCTGATCCGGCCCACCCTCCTGGAACCGGCGGTCATGACCCGCGACTTCCCGGTTATGTTAATCTTCACAGTTGCCCTGTTCGCCATGGCCTACGGCTTCCGCGACGGCAGCCGCCTCACCCGCTTCGAGGGCGGCCTGCTGCTCGGGGGCTTTGCCGGCTACATGGCCACGCTGGTCCTGACCGCGGCATGAGCGTCCGCAGGACCGGCATGCCGCGAACCGTGAACCGCCACCCAGACCCGGAGAGCCCGTGAGCACCGCCGTGACCCCCCCTTCCGCCGAGACCGAGGATCGGCGCCTGATCGAACTGGGACTGGCCGTCATCCGGGCCGAAACCGCCGCGCTGGAGGATCTCGCCGGGCGCATCGACGGGAACTTCGCGCAGGCCTGCCGCTACCTGCTCGGCTGCACCGGCCGGATCGTGGTCATCGGCATGGGCAAGTCCGGCCACATCGGAAGCAAGATCGCCGCCACCCTGGCCAGCACCGGCAGCCCCGCCTTCTTCGTCCACCCGGGCGAGGCCAGCCACGGCGACCTGGGCATGATCACCCCCCAGGACGTGGTGCTGGCCCTGTCCAACTCCGGCGAGACCGAGGAGATACTCACCATCCTGCCGCTCATCAAGCGCCAGGGGGTGCCGCTGATCACCCTCACCGGCAATCCGGCCTCCACCCTGGCGCGCAACGCGGAGGTGAACCTGCACGTGGGCGTGGCCCAGGAGGCCTGCCCCCTGGGTCTCGCCCCCACCTCGAGCACCACCGCGGCGCTGGCCATGGGCGACGCGCTGGCGGTGGCGCTGCTCGAGGCGCGCGGCTTCACCGCCGAGGATTTCGCCCGATCCCACCCCGGCGGGCGGCTGGGTCGGCGGCTGCTGCTGCTCATCGGCGACATCATGCACACCGGCGACAGCCTGCCCATGGTGCCCGAGCAGGCCCTGCTCAGCGACGCCCTGCTGGTGATGACCCGCCAGGGGCTGGGCATGACCGTGGTGGTGAACGAGGCCCGCGAGGTGCTCGGGGTGTTCACCGACGGCGACCTGCGCCGGGCGCTGGACCGCGGGGTGGATGTGCACGCCACCGACATCGGCGCGGTCATGACCCGCAACTGCGCCACCGTCTCCCCCGACACCCTCGCCGCCGAGGCCCTGCACCTCATGGAAACGAAGAAAATCAACGCCCTGCCGGTAGTGGACGGGGGCGGCCGGCTGGTGGGCGCCTTCAACATGCACGATCTCCTGCGCGCCGGGGTGGTGTGATGGCAGGTGCCGGGGAACGGGAGGCGATGCACACTCCCGCCCGCCGGAACCCCCGCCTTTATCCTTTATTCATTAACCTTTATCCATTGACCCTTAACCCTCTACCCTCAAACCAATAACCGCCATGCAAGACATCCTGCAACGCGCCGCCCGCACCCGCCTGGTCATCTTCGATGTGGACGGGGTGCTGACCGACGGCAGCCTCTACCTCGACGACAACGGCATGGAGTACAAGGCCTTCAACTCCCGCGACGGACACGGCATGAAGCTGCTGCGCCAGACCGGGGTGGAGATCGCCATCATCAGCGGCCGCTCCTCGGGGGTGGTGAAGGAACGCATGGAGAGCCTCGGCATCCACCACGTCTACCAGGGGCGGGAGGACAAGCTCAACGCCCTGGGCGAACTGCTCGACCGGCTGGACACCCCCCTGGAGGAGGTGGCCTACGTGGGGGACGATGTCATCGACCTGCCGGTGATGCGGCGGGTGGGGCTGGCGGTGGCCGTGGCCGATGCCCACCCCTTCGTCTGCAAGCACGCCCACTGGCAGACCCCGAGCCCGGGCGGCCGCGGGGCCGCGCGCGAGGTGTGCGAACTGATCATGGAAGCCCAGGGCACCCTGCAGGCGATTCTCGAGGCCTACCTCTGAGGCCCCCATGCCCCGGTTCCCCATGCCCCGGTTCCCCCTGCCCCGCCTCAGCCCCACCACCGCAGGCCTTCTCGTCCTCGGCCTGCTCGCGGGGCTGAGCAGCCTGTTCGCCTATCGCTACGAACCCTGGTGGCCGACCCGGACGGACGTGCAGCGCCACGATCCCGACTACTGGTTCGAGGGCTTCTCCGCGGTGCGCATGAACCTCGAGGGGGTGCCCATCCAGCGCCTGACCGGCAAGCGCCTGCAGCACTATCCCGACGATGACAGCACGGAGCTGGAGACGGCCCGGCTGGTGCACTACCCCCAACAGGGTGCGCCCTGGGTGGTGACCGCCGAGCGGGCACGGGTCACCGAGGACGGCGCACTGGTGTTTCTCCCCGGGCAGGTCCTGGCCGAGCAGGCGCCCACCGCCGCCGATCCCGGCCTGACCCTGCGCACCCACGACCTGCGCGTCCTGGTGGAGCAGGAGTACCTGGAGACCGACCGCGAGGTTTCCATCACCCGCGGGGGTGATATGATCAACGCAACCGGCATGCGGGCCTTCCTGCGGGAGGAGAGGCTGCTGCTACAGTCCAAGGTGAAGGCCACCCATGAACCGAACCGCCGTTAGTGTACTGCTTCACTCTTGGAGGCACGTTCAGCGAGTTGCTGGCCGGTTAGCTGCAAGGCGCGCTCTCGCAGGAATGGCAGGGTCCTTTCAAGAGAGCGCAACGCCGCAGATGGCCGGCCAGCGGCTCGCCCGAAGGGAGCCCCCCGAAAGCACCATGACCGCGTTGCGGTGCTTGACAAGGACCGGGCCATTGCCTGCGCACCGCGCCTTGTCCTGGCACTTTCGGGGGGCTCTGAATGTACCGCCAAGAGTGAAGCAGTACACCAGTGTACTGCTGCTGCTCCTCGCCCTGCCGGGGGCGGCCCTGGCCCTGTCCGGCGACAGCGACAAGCCCATCAGCCTCGAGGCCGACCAGGCGGAGCTGAACGAGGCCACGGGCGTCAGCACCTATACCGGGCGGGTGGTCCTGACCCAGGGCAGCATCGAGCTGCACGCCGACCGGCTGGTGGTCCACGCCGCCGGCGGCGAGCTGTCCCAGATTACCGCCACCGGCAACCCGGTGCGTTTCCGCCAGCGCCCCGAGGGCCGGAACAAGGACGTGACCGCCGAGGCGAAGAAGCTGGAATACCAGG from Thioalbus denitrificans includes these protein-coding regions:
- the lptA gene encoding lipopolysaccharide transport periplasmic protein LptA, which encodes MKQYTSVLLLLLALPGAALALSGDSDKPISLEADQAELNEATGVSTYTGRVVLTQGSIELHADRLVVHAAGGELSQITATGNPVRFRQRPEGRNKDVTAEAKKLEYQGKSRMLVLIGEAKVTQGRNTFSGQRIEYDLQRESVLATGGSGEGGKPGRVQMTIVPSRGGDSKQ
- the lptC gene encoding LPS export ABC transporter periplasmic protein LptC translates to MPRFPMPRFPLPRLSPTTAGLLVLGLLAGLSSLFAYRYEPWWPTRTDVQRHDPDYWFEGFSAVRMNLEGVPIQRLTGKRLQHYPDDDSTELETARLVHYPQQGAPWVVTAERARVTEDGALVFLPGQVLAEQAPTAADPGLTLRTHDLRVLVEQEYLETDREVSITRGGDMINATGMRAFLREERLLLQSKVKATHEPNRR
- the kdsC gene encoding 3-deoxy-manno-octulosonate-8-phosphatase KdsC, which encodes MQDILQRAARTRLVIFDVDGVLTDGSLYLDDNGMEYKAFNSRDGHGMKLLRQTGVEIAIISGRSSGVVKERMESLGIHHVYQGREDKLNALGELLDRLDTPLEEVAYVGDDVIDLPVMRRVGLAVAVADAHPFVCKHAHWQTPSPGGRGAAREVCELIMEAQGTLQAILEAYL
- a CDS encoding calcium/sodium antiporter gives rise to the protein MTLSILAVIAGFVLLVLAGDRFVTGAAALARNLGVPPLLIGLTIVAFGTSAPEMAVSATAAWVGNPGLAIGNAIGSNIANIGLVLGITALVQPLHVHSNTLRREFPVLFAITLLTLALLLDGELGRFDGAVLIAGLGLVIYWMVSIGRASRISDPMTAEYAEEVPRGMPTATALLWLALGLVLLPLSSRLLVWGAVNIASGFGVSDHVVGLTVVAIGTSLPELAASVAGALKREHDIALGNILGSNMWNLLAVLGLPGLIRPTLLEPAVMTRDFPVMLIFTVALFAMAYGFRDGSRLTRFEGGLLLGGFAGYMATLVLTAA
- a CDS encoding KpsF/GutQ family sugar-phosphate isomerase, yielding MSTAVTPPSAETEDRRLIELGLAVIRAETAALEDLAGRIDGNFAQACRYLLGCTGRIVVIGMGKSGHIGSKIAATLASTGSPAFFVHPGEASHGDLGMITPQDVVLALSNSGETEEILTILPLIKRQGVPLITLTGNPASTLARNAEVNLHVGVAQEACPLGLAPTSSTTAALAMGDALAVALLEARGFTAEDFARSHPGGRLGRRLLLLIGDIMHTGDSLPMVPEQALLSDALLVMTRQGLGMTVVVNEAREVLGVFTDGDLRRALDRGVDVHATDIGAVMTRNCATVSPDTLAAEALHLMETKKINALPVVDGGGRLVGAFNMHDLLRAGVV